TCGAAATATCCTCACCCCGCATGGGTGAGGGGTTGTCCCCGGCGTAATAGATGATGGACATGAACCTGATACCGTGCACAAGCGGAGGAACAATCCCCTTATCCTCCATGGGGGCAACGCCACTTATCCCTAAGATCACGTGGGAGGATGGCCCGCAGATGTCCAGGTCCAAAAGGCCCACACGATGGCCGGCCCGGGCGAGCATAAGGGCGAAAGTGGCTGCAACGGAGCTCTTGCCGATCCCGCCCTTCCCACCAGCCACCGCAATGACCCTCTTGACGTCCTTCAGCCTCTCTTCGATGATGCCGAGTCTCGGGTCCATAGCACGCTACCTCTCCCCGGTGATCGATTCAAGCCACACGCCGCGCCCTTTTGTGACTTCAAAGTCCGGGCTGTGGCAGCTTGGGCATCTCACGTACACGTGGGCGGTTTCCGGCAAGAAGTGAATAGATTCCGATTCTCCCTCATCCAACTCCTGGAGCGACTGCTTGAAAGGCCACTCAGCGGCGCACACCCGGCACTTGAGCATCGCCGGTTCGTGCTCAAAGACAAACTTGGCCCGTTTCAGCAAGGCGGTTTGCGGACGGACGATCTCCTTCAACGCGAACTCGAAGATTTCCATGTCCGTCTGCTGCAGTTCCCCGATTTTGACCCTGATCTCGGTGATCTCCCTCAGCCCTTCTCTCTGAGCAACCTTGATGGCGGTTGCCACAACCCCTTCTGCCAAAGCCCATTCATGCATGTTTTACTCCTCACTACGGCGAGCTTCTGGGAGCGTTTGCACGCCGGCCCTGCTCAAACCGACGCCCCACGCCAGAAGACAAATCCCTCTCTCGGCGCACAGTAGCACGACTATCTGGTCCCCTTGCTGAGTTCTGCTCGTGGGCTAGCGGACCCGTGCCCAAACTGGGCGTCCTTGCGGTGGCACGGTGCAACCCCAAGAGGTCGTTGGCCAACACGAGACACCCGCAACGGCGCCACACGGCCACGCGCCCCGGCCTTCCCTCGTCGGATCGATCGGTAGGGCCCTAG
The candidate division KSB1 bacterium DNA segment above includes these coding regions:
- the hypA gene encoding hydrogenase nickel incorporation protein HypA, which produces MHEWALAEGVVATAIKVAQREGLREITEIRVKIGELQQTDMEIFEFALKEIVRPQTALLKRAKFVFEHEPAMLKCRVCAAEWPFKQSLQELDEGESESIHFLPETAHVYVRCPSCHSPDFEVTKGRGVWLESITGER